The segment TCGAAAATTTCACCTTGCGGTTTGAGAAGGGACAAATCGTGGACATATCTGCGGAAAAGGGATTGGACGCCCTTCAATCCATGATCGGGATCGACGAAGGAGCCAGGTATCTGGGGGAGATTGCACTGGTTCCCCATAATTCCCCGATTTCCAATACCGATCTCATCTTCTATAACACCCTCTATGATGAAAATGCCTCCTGCCATTTGGCGATTGGAGCAGCCATTTCCACTTGTATTGAGGGGGGAGCGGAACTGTCACCGGAAGAGTTGCAAAAAGCCGGGCTGAATGAAAGTATGACCCATGTGGACTTTATGATCGGCTCCGCCGACCTGGATATCGACGGCGAAACGGATGAGGGGATCCGGGAACCGATCTTCCGCAAAGGAAACTGGGCGCTCACCCCATGACCCATCTGAGATGCGGCCTCTGACACCGGAAGGGGGGAGGCCGCCTTTTTCTCTCAATTCTGATCCACGGGATGGCGAGAGAGCGAAACGACCATTTTTTATTTGACAGAGGTTTGATTCCATCCGATGGGGGGAATAAGAAGATAGGTCGACAAAAATGAAAAAGACCAGGATGGAAACCACCTGGCCACATGAAAGAGGGTCAAGATTAAGGAGTTAAGAAGCGTGGTAGCATAAGCAAGGAGGTCAACCTCGCTTACGGATTTATCATAACATATGTTTCGAATTTTGTCGACGTTTGTTTGAAAATTTTTTTGATTTGCTTATTGATGCGATTTCAGGAACGGACTCTCAAAAAACGCATAAAAACAGGCAATCCCTTTTTTTCCCGACGTTGTGCCCGCATCGCCTTCTTAAAGTGTGCCTTGGCAATGCGGTTGTCCGCATGAGTGAAAACAGCTTCTTTTAAAAAGTGGACTTCTTCCGTCAATTCCTCCAAACGGGACAACACCCGGGCATATACTTCAAAATAGCGGATCTCTTCCGTTCGAAAGCGGGATGCAATTTCCAGATGGAGAAAAGCCTGTTCCTTACGCCCCGTCAGAGCATAAACCTCCGCCAGAAGTGCATGAGCAAAGGCATCCTGCGGATTGAGAGTCAAACCTTTCAACAGATGAGCCTGTGCAGCCTCCGGTGCACCTTCCGACAGCAAAAAACAGCCGTATTCCCGGTAAGCCTCGCTGTAATCGGGATATTGCGACAAAATTTCTTCAAAAAGGGACCGGGATTCCGTCATCCGACCCAGTGCCTGCAATGTCTGTGCCCGGAGCAGATGCCCTTTGACATGGAAGGGATCCGCCATCTTCAACTCTTCCAGAGCCGCCAGCGCTTCAGCAAATCGCCTTTTTCTCACTTTTGTGCGGGCAAGTTCGTACTGTTGCCCCACATCGGAATCCGTCCTTGCCAACACCTCGACATCCGATGTCCGGGCTTCCGTATGCACGCTTTCCGCTTTTGCTGCCGTGCTTCCAGCCATCAGCAGTTCCCCCTGTTCCGCTTGTTGTCCCTCTCGATCCGTCCGCACCTGTCGGTGTCCTGTAAGGATACATCGATTTTATCCCATTCGACAATTTTTGTCACGCTCTTTCGACAAACTTTTCAGCCCTTTTGCGATATAAAACTGCCACCGCATACCTCTTCTTTTTTCCATGCCAAAAGCAAAAACCGTCTGGAAACCCCCATTGGATTTCCAGACGGCATCGCTTTTTCCGGTTTTTCTCTCCCCTTTTCATCGATTGCAGAAGGGGGAGCGGTTACAAATGTATAAGAATCAGTTCAGTCCATCATTTCCAACAATTTTTGCGAGGCTGCCTCGGCAAACTGGGGATCGTTGATGTTACAATCCAATTCAATGACGGGGATGTCGTCCCGGATATGGGTTTTAATCGCTTCAAAGAGGGCGGCGTCGGCTTCCGGCCACCAAAACTCTTTCCCTTCGGCATCCAGGGCGGAGACCCCTTGCAAAGGCAGAAAAATCGCCGCCGGCCCCTGGGCCCGGTTCACCTTTTGGGCCAGGATCCGGCCCAACTGTTCATTCTCCTCAGGAGTGGTCCGGATCAAGGTGACATTGGGATTCCACTGATAAATGATCCGGTCTTTCAATTCCTCCGGAACACTGTCCATTCCCCAAAAGTTGATCATATCCAGACAACCGGGAGCCACCACCTGGGGCAACCCCAACTCTGCCGCCGCCGCCATCCGGTCAGGGCCCGCTGACAGTACACCGCCCCCCAACTCATCGGCGAGCTCCGTCGTGGTCAGATCCAGCATACCGGAGATGTACCCCTTTTCCACCAGGGCTTCCATCGTGCGACCACCGGTGCCGGTGGCGTGGAAAACAAGCGTTTCGTAGCCTTTCTCTTCCAATAATTCAGTACATTGGTTGACTGCCGTGGTCGTGTTGCCAAACATGGATGCCGTGATCAAAGGTCGGGTCTGAATCTCGGGAACCCGGGTTTCCACCATCCCGCAAACGGCCCCGACCGCATTGGCATAGATCTGCGCACTGAACCGGTTCACACCGGAAACATCCAGGATGGATGGAAACATCACCACATCACTGACCCCCACATAGGGCTGGGTATCTCCGGATGCGACGGTGCTCACCATCACTTTGGGCACTCCGAGAGGGAGAGCACGCAGCGCCGCCGTCCCGATGATGGTCCCGTTGGATCCGCCCATGGAAAAACCGGCATCAATCCGCCCCTCCACGTACAGCTCCTTCACCACCTTGGCCACACCCTTGGTCATCACCAGCATGGCCAAGGACTTATCCCCTTTGTTTCTCAATTCATCCAGAGTCACTCCACTCGCTTCTGCCACTTTTTCCGATGGGATATCCGCGGGGATGTAAGGCTCGCCCAGAATTCCGACATCGATCAGTAAGGCACGGTGTCCCCGGGCTTCGATCGCTTCCTTGACAAAAGCATAATCCTTGCCTTTGGTATCCAATGCACCGATGACTGCAATCGTTTTGGCCACAGTTCAACCTCCTAAAAAATTTTACACTGATTAAAACGTTTTCCACTACGTGTCGGTTACACCGTTTTTTCAAAAATTAAACGGAATCCATCTGAACCGTCGCGATCCGTAAACATGGAGAATCAGTTCCGACTCACACACCCGTCGAAAGAGGATCACGGACATGATCCAATCCGGATCTCTGAATCAACGGCTTCAAGGAGTGGATGGGAGCAAAGTGAACCCTCATCCCCAACCACTCCG is part of the Kroppenstedtia eburnea genome and harbors:
- a CDS encoding Tm-1-like ATP-binding domain-containing protein produces the protein MAKTIAVIGALDTKGKDYAFVKEAIEARGHRALLIDVGILGEPYIPADIPSEKVAEASGVTLDELRNKGDKSLAMLVMTKGVAKVVKELYVEGRIDAGFSMGGSNGTIIGTAALRALPLGVPKVMVSTVASGDTQPYVGVSDVVMFPSILDVSGVNRFSAQIYANAVGAVCGMVETRVPEIQTRPLITASMFGNTTTAVNQCTELLEEKGYETLVFHATGTGGRTMEALVEKGYISGMLDLTTTELADELGGGVLSAGPDRMAAAAELGLPQVVAPGCLDMINFWGMDSVPEELKDRIIYQWNPNVTLIRTTPEENEQLGRILAQKVNRAQGPAAIFLPLQGVSALDAEGKEFWWPEADAALFEAIKTHIRDDIPVIELDCNINDPQFAEAASQKLLEMMD
- a CDS encoding tetratricopeptide repeat protein, producing MAGSTAAKAESVHTEARTSDVEVLARTDSDVGQQYELARTKVRKRRFAEALAALEELKMADPFHVKGHLLRAQTLQALGRMTESRSLFEEILSQYPDYSEAYREYGCFLLSEGAPEAAQAHLLKGLTLNPQDAFAHALLAEVYALTGRKEQAFLHLEIASRFRTEEIRYFEVYARVLSRLEELTEEVHFLKEAVFTHADNRIAKAHFKKAMRAQRREKKGLPVFMRFLRVRS